The proteins below come from a single Scatophagus argus isolate fScaArg1 chromosome 15, fScaArg1.pri, whole genome shotgun sequence genomic window:
- the map7a gene encoding ensconsin isoform X3 yields MPSSVASMAVQKKQSVIPPSQGPLSTRTIESQRKKNGYERAGENIKPNSQAKKTACSVNKSAQICNTAAPRATAVANGPNVDERLKAARERREEHQKLLASRELSRLEREQRARQYHEQQLQQRKKKLLEQRLKEERRRAAVEEKRKQRLKEERERYESAVRRTLEKSQRAQQSLGQNSRGRKLTKNVSFHSMTITTTTTTTTTPHHKPQQHSGSVHNRPSASPSPSNSQHRRINLAQVKSVRQQEAKGKNSSSGSNTRSPAVKPATVTKSRTASPSPERTPRRSVSRHPTPLQHELPSVPEEDVSVCSSALSPGNSRPVRTSAESQQEKRRNKNPPETPCSNLPDNKTEVLTRTAGDGSPLPPSAPEPPQVICRPSAGTTDPEEASRLLAEKRREARLQREKEEQERLQREEAERRCREELERRRAEERARQQAEAQRLIEEKRRREEEEQRRAEEERAQAMREAALLQKQREEEQAKERAKAEQIKQEREMLAQKEEAARQARKKRLEEIMRRTRRTDSPDMKSVPVRTLPNEAQPKENAEPTVHNGTIEDAVKLPVGTKTAQLRLNNEEDMVPVVAFKERRSLRTLAGLEEIQTHQRAEVI; encoded by the exons ATGCCAAGCTCAGTAGCCAGCATGGCTGTGCAGAAGAAACAGAGTGTCATCCCTCCATCGCAGGGACCACTTTCTACACGTACCATCGAGAGCCAGAGGAAGAAGAACGGATATGAAAGAGCAGGAG AAAATATCAAACCAAATTCACAGGCAAAGAAAACGGCCTGTTCTGTCAACAAGTCTGCCCAGATCTGCAACACAGCCGCTCCACGAGCCACAGCAG tGGCTAATGGACCAAATGTTGATGAGAGGCTGAAAGCGGCAcgggaaagaagagaagagcacCAGAAGCTGCTTG CCTCCCGGGAGCTGAGCAGGTTGGAGCGGGAGCAGCGGGCCCGGCAGTACCACGAACAGCAACTGCAGCAGCGCAAGAAGAAACTCCTGGAGCAGAggctgaaggaggagaggaggcgcGCTGCTGTGGAAGAGAAGCGCAAGCAGAgactgaaggaggagaga GAGCGATATGAATCAGCAGTGCGTAGGACACTGGAGAAGAGCCAAAGAGCCCAGCAGAGCCTTGGTCAAAACTCAAGAGGAAGGAAGCTCACCAAGAACG TTTCATTCCACTCCATGActatcaccaccaccaccaccactactacCACCCCCCATCACAAGCCCCAGCAACACTCTGGTTCAGTCCACAACAGGCCATCTGCTTCCCCCAGTCCCAGCAACAGCCAGCACAGACGCATCAATCTGGCACAG GTCAAATCGGTGAGACAGCAAGAAGCTAAAGGGAAGAACTCAAGTAGCGGCTCAAATACTAGATCACCTGCCGTCAAACCGGCCACAGTTACAAAAAGCAGAACAGCCTCCCCCTCTCCTGAACG GACCCCCCGGAGATCAGTCAGCAGACATCCAACCCCGCTGCAGCATGAGCTCCCGTCGGTCCCAGAGGAAGATGTTTCCGTTTGTAGTTCTGCCCTCTCTCCTGGTAACTCAAGGCCTGTCCGGACATCAGCTGAAAGTCagcaagagaagaggaggaacaaaaacCCACCAGAGACTCCATGTTCAAACCTGCCTGACAACAAGACAGAAGTTCTAACTAGAACAGCAGGAGACGGAA GTCCTCTTCCCCCTTCAGCTCCAGAGCCTCCTCAGGTCATTTGCAGGCCTTCAGCCGGGACTACAGACCCGGAGGAGGCCTCGCGTCTCCTGgctgaaaagaggagagaggccCGACTTCAAcgggagaaggaggagcaggagcgGTTGCAAAGAGAGGAGGCCGAAAG GCGGTGTCGCGAGGAGCTGGAGCGCAGGAGGGCAGAGGAGCGAGCACGACAGCAGGCCGAGGCTCAGCGTCTCatagaggagaagaggagaagggaggaagaggagcagagacgAGCCGAGGAGGAAAGAGCTCAGGCTATGAGAGAAGCGGCTCTGCTGCAGAAACAG agagaggaggaacaggcCAAGGAGAGGGCAAAAGCAGAGCAGATCAAACAAGAGCGAGAAATGCTCGCGCAGAAAGAGGAGGCAGCACGCCAAGCACGAAAAAAg CGACTTGAGGAGATCATGCGGAGAACCAGAAGGACAGATTCTCCAGATATG AAATCTGTACCAGTGAGGACCTTGCCAAACGAAGCCCAACCAAAGGAAAACGCGGAGCCCACAGTGCACAATGGCACCATAGAAGATGCTGTCAAGCTTCCAGTGGGGACCAAGACGGCACAGCTGAGGCTAAACAATGAGGAGGACATGGTGCCTGTTGTGGCCTTCAAAGAACGCAGGTCTCTCAGGACTCTCGCAGGCCTGGAGGAAATCCAAACCCACCAACGTGCAG AGGTCATCTGA
- the map7a gene encoding ensconsin isoform X1, with amino-acid sequence MPSSVASMAVQKKQSVIPPSQGPLSTRTIESQRKKNGYERAGENIKPNSQAKKTACSVNKSAQICNTAAPRATAVANGPNVDERLKAARERREEHQKLLASRELSRLEREQRARQYHEQQLQQRKKKLLEQRLKEERRRAAVEEKRKQRLKEERERYESAVRRTLEKSQRAQQSLGQNSRGRKLTKNVPRRLPLTTWEKNLVSRLLTPTCSYLARSKSAGCQSGDEVVHVCRRAVSFHSMTITTTTTTTTTPHHKPQQHSGSVHNRPSASPSPSNSQHRRINLAQVKSVRQQEAKGKNSSSGSNTRSPAVKPATVTKSRTASPSPERTPRRSVSRHPTPLQHELPSVPEEDVSVCSSALSPGNSRPVRTSAESQQEKRRNKNPPETPCSNLPDNKTEVLTRTAGDGSPLPPSAPEPPQVICRPSAGTTDPEEASRLLAEKRREARLQREKEEQERLQREEAERRCREELERRRAEERARQQAEAQRLIEEKRRREEEEQRRAEEERAQAMREAALLQKQREEEQAKERAKAEQIKQEREMLAQKEEAARQARKKRLEEIMRRTRRTDSPDMKSVPVRTLPNEAQPKENAEPTVHNGTIEDAVKLPVGTKTAQLRLNNEEDMVPVVAFKERRSLRTLAGLEEIQTHQRAEVI; translated from the exons ATGCCAAGCTCAGTAGCCAGCATGGCTGTGCAGAAGAAACAGAGTGTCATCCCTCCATCGCAGGGACCACTTTCTACACGTACCATCGAGAGCCAGAGGAAGAAGAACGGATATGAAAGAGCAGGAG AAAATATCAAACCAAATTCACAGGCAAAGAAAACGGCCTGTTCTGTCAACAAGTCTGCCCAGATCTGCAACACAGCCGCTCCACGAGCCACAGCAG tGGCTAATGGACCAAATGTTGATGAGAGGCTGAAAGCGGCAcgggaaagaagagaagagcacCAGAAGCTGCTTG CCTCCCGGGAGCTGAGCAGGTTGGAGCGGGAGCAGCGGGCCCGGCAGTACCACGAACAGCAACTGCAGCAGCGCAAGAAGAAACTCCTGGAGCAGAggctgaaggaggagaggaggcgcGCTGCTGTGGAAGAGAAGCGCAAGCAGAgactgaaggaggagaga GAGCGATATGAATCAGCAGTGCGTAGGACACTGGAGAAGAGCCAAAGAGCCCAGCAGAGCCTTGGTCAAAACTCAAGAGGAAGGAAGCTCACCAAGAACG TTCCACGTCGCTTACCACTGACAACATGGGAGAAGAACTTGGTCAGTCGCCTCCTTACCCCCACATGCTCTTATCTGGCGAGGAGCAAGAGTGCTGGTTGTCAGTCAGGAGACGAAG TTGTCCATGTTTGTCGCCGTGCAGTTTCATTCCACTCCATGActatcaccaccaccaccaccactactacCACCCCCCATCACAAGCCCCAGCAACACTCTGGTTCAGTCCACAACAGGCCATCTGCTTCCCCCAGTCCCAGCAACAGCCAGCACAGACGCATCAATCTGGCACAG GTCAAATCGGTGAGACAGCAAGAAGCTAAAGGGAAGAACTCAAGTAGCGGCTCAAATACTAGATCACCTGCCGTCAAACCGGCCACAGTTACAAAAAGCAGAACAGCCTCCCCCTCTCCTGAACG GACCCCCCGGAGATCAGTCAGCAGACATCCAACCCCGCTGCAGCATGAGCTCCCGTCGGTCCCAGAGGAAGATGTTTCCGTTTGTAGTTCTGCCCTCTCTCCTGGTAACTCAAGGCCTGTCCGGACATCAGCTGAAAGTCagcaagagaagaggaggaacaaaaacCCACCAGAGACTCCATGTTCAAACCTGCCTGACAACAAGACAGAAGTTCTAACTAGAACAGCAGGAGACGGAA GTCCTCTTCCCCCTTCAGCTCCAGAGCCTCCTCAGGTCATTTGCAGGCCTTCAGCCGGGACTACAGACCCGGAGGAGGCCTCGCGTCTCCTGgctgaaaagaggagagaggccCGACTTCAAcgggagaaggaggagcaggagcgGTTGCAAAGAGAGGAGGCCGAAAG GCGGTGTCGCGAGGAGCTGGAGCGCAGGAGGGCAGAGGAGCGAGCACGACAGCAGGCCGAGGCTCAGCGTCTCatagaggagaagaggagaagggaggaagaggagcagagacgAGCCGAGGAGGAAAGAGCTCAGGCTATGAGAGAAGCGGCTCTGCTGCAGAAACAG agagaggaggaacaggcCAAGGAGAGGGCAAAAGCAGAGCAGATCAAACAAGAGCGAGAAATGCTCGCGCAGAAAGAGGAGGCAGCACGCCAAGCACGAAAAAAg CGACTTGAGGAGATCATGCGGAGAACCAGAAGGACAGATTCTCCAGATATG AAATCTGTACCAGTGAGGACCTTGCCAAACGAAGCCCAACCAAAGGAAAACGCGGAGCCCACAGTGCACAATGGCACCATAGAAGATGCTGTCAAGCTTCCAGTGGGGACCAAGACGGCACAGCTGAGGCTAAACAATGAGGAGGACATGGTGCCTGTTGTGGCCTTCAAAGAACGCAGGTCTCTCAGGACTCTCGCAGGCCTGGAGGAAATCCAAACCCACCAACGTGCAG AGGTCATCTGA
- the map7a gene encoding ensconsin isoform X2 → MPSSVASMAVQKKQSVIPPSQGPLSTRTIESQRKKNGYERAGENIKPNSQAKKTACSVNKSAQICNTAAPRATAVANGPNVDERLKAARERREEHQKLLASRELSRLEREQRARQYHEQQLQQRKKKLLEQRLKEERRRAAVEEKRKQRLKEERERYESAVRRTLEKSQRAQQSLGQNSRGRKLTKNVPRRLPLTTWEKNLVSRLLTPTCSYLARSKSAGCQSGDEVSFHSMTITTTTTTTTTPHHKPQQHSGSVHNRPSASPSPSNSQHRRINLAQVKSVRQQEAKGKNSSSGSNTRSPAVKPATVTKSRTASPSPERTPRRSVSRHPTPLQHELPSVPEEDVSVCSSALSPGNSRPVRTSAESQQEKRRNKNPPETPCSNLPDNKTEVLTRTAGDGSPLPPSAPEPPQVICRPSAGTTDPEEASRLLAEKRREARLQREKEEQERLQREEAERRCREELERRRAEERARQQAEAQRLIEEKRRREEEEQRRAEEERAQAMREAALLQKQREEEQAKERAKAEQIKQEREMLAQKEEAARQARKKRLEEIMRRTRRTDSPDMKSVPVRTLPNEAQPKENAEPTVHNGTIEDAVKLPVGTKTAQLRLNNEEDMVPVVAFKERRSLRTLAGLEEIQTHQRAEVI, encoded by the exons ATGCCAAGCTCAGTAGCCAGCATGGCTGTGCAGAAGAAACAGAGTGTCATCCCTCCATCGCAGGGACCACTTTCTACACGTACCATCGAGAGCCAGAGGAAGAAGAACGGATATGAAAGAGCAGGAG AAAATATCAAACCAAATTCACAGGCAAAGAAAACGGCCTGTTCTGTCAACAAGTCTGCCCAGATCTGCAACACAGCCGCTCCACGAGCCACAGCAG tGGCTAATGGACCAAATGTTGATGAGAGGCTGAAAGCGGCAcgggaaagaagagaagagcacCAGAAGCTGCTTG CCTCCCGGGAGCTGAGCAGGTTGGAGCGGGAGCAGCGGGCCCGGCAGTACCACGAACAGCAACTGCAGCAGCGCAAGAAGAAACTCCTGGAGCAGAggctgaaggaggagaggaggcgcGCTGCTGTGGAAGAGAAGCGCAAGCAGAgactgaaggaggagaga GAGCGATATGAATCAGCAGTGCGTAGGACACTGGAGAAGAGCCAAAGAGCCCAGCAGAGCCTTGGTCAAAACTCAAGAGGAAGGAAGCTCACCAAGAACG TTCCACGTCGCTTACCACTGACAACATGGGAGAAGAACTTGGTCAGTCGCCTCCTTACCCCCACATGCTCTTATCTGGCGAGGAGCAAGAGTGCTGGTTGTCAGTCAGGAGACGAAG TTTCATTCCACTCCATGActatcaccaccaccaccaccactactacCACCCCCCATCACAAGCCCCAGCAACACTCTGGTTCAGTCCACAACAGGCCATCTGCTTCCCCCAGTCCCAGCAACAGCCAGCACAGACGCATCAATCTGGCACAG GTCAAATCGGTGAGACAGCAAGAAGCTAAAGGGAAGAACTCAAGTAGCGGCTCAAATACTAGATCACCTGCCGTCAAACCGGCCACAGTTACAAAAAGCAGAACAGCCTCCCCCTCTCCTGAACG GACCCCCCGGAGATCAGTCAGCAGACATCCAACCCCGCTGCAGCATGAGCTCCCGTCGGTCCCAGAGGAAGATGTTTCCGTTTGTAGTTCTGCCCTCTCTCCTGGTAACTCAAGGCCTGTCCGGACATCAGCTGAAAGTCagcaagagaagaggaggaacaaaaacCCACCAGAGACTCCATGTTCAAACCTGCCTGACAACAAGACAGAAGTTCTAACTAGAACAGCAGGAGACGGAA GTCCTCTTCCCCCTTCAGCTCCAGAGCCTCCTCAGGTCATTTGCAGGCCTTCAGCCGGGACTACAGACCCGGAGGAGGCCTCGCGTCTCCTGgctgaaaagaggagagaggccCGACTTCAAcgggagaaggaggagcaggagcgGTTGCAAAGAGAGGAGGCCGAAAG GCGGTGTCGCGAGGAGCTGGAGCGCAGGAGGGCAGAGGAGCGAGCACGACAGCAGGCCGAGGCTCAGCGTCTCatagaggagaagaggagaagggaggaagaggagcagagacgAGCCGAGGAGGAAAGAGCTCAGGCTATGAGAGAAGCGGCTCTGCTGCAGAAACAG agagaggaggaacaggcCAAGGAGAGGGCAAAAGCAGAGCAGATCAAACAAGAGCGAGAAATGCTCGCGCAGAAAGAGGAGGCAGCACGCCAAGCACGAAAAAAg CGACTTGAGGAGATCATGCGGAGAACCAGAAGGACAGATTCTCCAGATATG AAATCTGTACCAGTGAGGACCTTGCCAAACGAAGCCCAACCAAAGGAAAACGCGGAGCCCACAGTGCACAATGGCACCATAGAAGATGCTGTCAAGCTTCCAGTGGGGACCAAGACGGCACAGCTGAGGCTAAACAATGAGGAGGACATGGTGCCTGTTGTGGCCTTCAAAGAACGCAGGTCTCTCAGGACTCTCGCAGGCCTGGAGGAAATCCAAACCCACCAACGTGCAG AGGTCATCTGA